The following coding sequences are from one Ruminococcus flavefaciens AE3010 window:
- a CDS encoding CotH kinase family protein, whose translation MKNTSKKRTIAGVLCLGMLLQTAVYLPANADNGTQVTINEVCSKNTTYKAADGSCYDWIELYNNGKTEADISGWGLSDKAEKPYKYAFPDGTHIASGGRLIVFCDSDAAKNDTKIAPFGLSASGEILTLTDKSGANAQTITFETIPADSSYGQYPDGSGDFYILKGTPEKANIAPEGSASVHKPSFSHDSGFYDSEFKLTLTADEGCDIYYTTDGSDPVWGSKKYTEPLTIKDMTETENRLSARTDIVPDGAEAPHGNVDKAVIIRAVAVDSENNASEYVTRTYMIGKTASGYYKNMKVVSIVTDPANLFDREKGIYCLGKVYDENKEADREKWAWEKKANYSMKGREWERPAIFTMFDNGEKVIDQNVGIRIKGAFSRALAQKSFNIYTRKDYGVSEFDYDFFSGKAAKAKNGKAIKKYDGIVVRNGGNDNTGAFFRDTINQTLVADKTFAKQTCTECIVFIDGEFWGLYQMQEKINESFFSSHYGVDKNNIAMIENGDLEAGSDSDLRDWRELCDGVANGSISFEQFCEKVDLQGFMDYFAAQIYWSNADWPQNNFSAWRSNVIDESNPYADGKWRMILFDTESGQGLYGTDDKSYHADGFERIRNNNSQLARMFNGLLNNDSFRMKFARTMMDLANYNFAPEKTKALIESYKNNYRQQIADTYQRFHWGSLSGDNAVKRFEGEIATLTEFYDKRYPYAERTTRNAMKLSAEPHKFTVVNNSAKGSIKLNSLELGQISSWSGNYHADYDLHLTATPVEGCTFSHWNLNGAKLSSGELTDPYIKVRIENDASVEAVYVGDANEKVTTAAQTTAKVTTTTVKTTATTAKTTAKTTATTKAVTTTANGSLSLSGLKSLSKVVQAETYDYKQGIDTENCSEGGLDVAYIENGEYIGFKDIDLTGVKNIDFRIGSNGARAVLEVRVDKPDGQVIGRMDIKSTNGWQTWGTQRCAISETNGKRDLYFVFTGGEGYLYNVNWWRTDKQVDKYAIGDLNGDGKIDSFDLCKMKKAALTGEADNFGAADINGDDVINADDLKLLKKFILGEIKSF comes from the coding sequence ATGAAAAACACGTCAAAAAAACGGACCATTGCCGGAGTACTGTGTCTCGGAATGCTGCTGCAGACTGCTGTATATCTGCCTGCAAACGCAGATAACGGCACGCAGGTGACCATTAATGAAGTCTGCTCGAAAAACACTACCTACAAGGCTGCTGACGGCAGCTGCTATGACTGGATCGAACTTTACAACAATGGAAAGACAGAAGCCGACATCTCGGGCTGGGGACTTTCGGACAAGGCTGAAAAGCCCTATAAGTACGCATTCCCCGACGGCACACATATTGCGTCAGGGGGCAGACTTATCGTTTTCTGCGACAGCGACGCCGCTAAAAATGACACTAAGATAGCTCCTTTCGGGCTGTCTGCATCGGGTGAGATACTCACACTGACAGACAAGTCGGGCGCTAACGCACAGACCATTACATTTGAAACTATCCCTGCCGACAGCTCCTACGGACAGTATCCCGACGGCAGCGGAGATTTCTATATACTCAAAGGCACACCCGAAAAGGCTAACATAGCTCCCGAGGGCAGCGCATCTGTACATAAGCCGTCTTTTTCCCATGACAGCGGATTTTACGACAGCGAATTCAAGCTTACTCTCACAGCCGATGAGGGCTGCGATATATACTATACAACAGACGGCAGCGACCCTGTATGGGGCTCGAAAAAGTATACCGAGCCTCTTACTATCAAGGATATGACTGAGACCGAGAACCGTCTCAGCGCACGTACCGATATAGTTCCCGACGGAGCAGAGGCTCCTCACGGAAATGTGGACAAAGCAGTTATAATCCGTGCAGTTGCGGTGGACAGCGAAAACAACGCCAGCGAGTATGTCACAAGGACATACATGATAGGCAAGACAGCTTCAGGCTATTATAAGAACATGAAGGTGGTCTCCATCGTTACCGATCCTGCTAATCTCTTTGACAGGGAAAAGGGCATATACTGTCTCGGCAAGGTCTACGACGAGAACAAGGAAGCTGACAGAGAAAAGTGGGCTTGGGAGAAGAAAGCCAACTATTCCATGAAGGGCAGAGAGTGGGAGCGTCCCGCTATATTCACCATGTTCGACAACGGTGAAAAGGTCATCGACCAGAACGTTGGTATCCGCATCAAGGGCGCATTCTCAAGAGCTCTCGCACAGAAGAGCTTCAACATCTATACCCGCAAGGATTACGGAGTTTCCGAGTTTGATTACGACTTCTTCTCGGGTAAGGCTGCAAAGGCTAAGAACGGCAAGGCTATCAAGAAATATGACGGCATCGTAGTCCGCAACGGCGGCAACGACAATACGGGAGCATTCTTCCGCGACACCATAAACCAGACACTTGTGGCTGACAAGACCTTTGCAAAGCAGACCTGCACAGAATGTATCGTATTCATCGACGGCGAGTTCTGGGGGCTCTACCAGATGCAGGAAAAGATCAACGAGAGCTTCTTCAGCAGCCATTACGGTGTTGATAAGAATAATATCGCAATGATAGAGAACGGCGACCTTGAAGCAGGTTCGGACAGCGACCTGAGAGACTGGCGGGAGCTTTGCGACGGAGTTGCAAACGGCAGCATCTCCTTTGAGCAGTTCTGCGAAAAAGTGGATCTCCAGGGCTTTATGGACTACTTTGCAGCACAGATATACTGGTCCAATGCAGACTGGCCCCAGAATAATTTCAGCGCATGGCGTTCAAATGTCATAGATGAGAGCAATCCCTATGCTGACGGCAAATGGCGAATGATACTTTTTGATACCGAGTCGGGACAGGGACTCTACGGCACCGATGACAAGTCCTATCACGCTGACGGCTTTGAGCGCATACGCAATAACAACAGCCAGCTTGCAAGAATGTTCAACGGGCTCCTTAACAATGATTCATTCAGAATGAAATTTGCAAGGACGATGATGGACCTTGCCAATTATAACTTTGCTCCCGAAAAGACAAAGGCACTTATCGAAAGCTACAAGAACAATTACAGACAGCAGATCGCCGATACATATCAGCGCTTCCATTGGGGCAGCTTATCGGGAGATAATGCTGTAAAACGCTTTGAGGGCGAGATAGCAACGCTCACCGAATTCTACGACAAGCGCTATCCCTATGCAGAGCGTACTACACGAAACGCAATGAAGCTTTCGGCAGAGCCCCACAAGTTCACGGTAGTGAATAATTCCGCAAAGGGAAGCATAAAGCTCAATTCCCTTGAGCTGGGACAGATAAGCAGCTGGAGCGGCAATTACCACGCCGATTACGATCTCCACCTGACGGCAACTCCTGTGGAGGGCTGCACATTCTCACACTGGAACCTGAACGGTGCAAAGCTCAGCAGCGGAGAGCTGACAGACCCATATATCAAGGTAAGGATCGAGAATGACGCTTCTGTAGAGGCTGTCTATGTGGGCGATGCAAATGAGAAAGTGACCACTGCAGCTCAGACGACCGCAAAAGTCACAACTACAACAGTGAAAACTACAGCAACTACAGCTAAGACCACTGCCAAGACAACTGCGACAACAAAGGCTGTTACGACAACTGCAAACGGTTCGCTGTCCTTGTCGGGGCTGAAGTCCCTCAGCAAGGTGGTACAGGCTGAGACCTATGACTACAAGCAGGGAATAGACACGGAGAACTGCTCGGAGGGCGGACTTGACGTTGCGTATATCGAGAACGGCGAGTACATCGGCTTCAAGGACATTGACCTGACGGGCGTGAAGAATATCGACTTCCGCATCGGTTCAAACGGCGCAAGAGCAGTGCTTGAAGTGCGCGTTGACAAGCCCGACGGTCAGGTGATAGGCAGAATGGATATCAAGAGCACCAACGGCTGGCAGACATGGGGAACACAGAGATGTGCCATTTCTGAGACAAACGGCAAGCGCGATCTGTATTTTGTATTCACAGGCGGAGAGGGCTACCTCTACAATGTGAACTGGTGGAGGACTGACAAGCAGGTGGATAAATACGCTATCGGAGACCTTAACGGCGACGGAAAGATCGACAGCTTTGACCTTTGCAAGATGAAAAAGGCGGCTCTTACAGGAGAAGCAGATAACTTCGGCGCGGCAGATATAAACGGCGACGACGTTATAAATGCTGACGATCTGAAGCTGCTGAAAAAATTCATACTGGGTGAGATAAAGTCTTTCTGA
- a CDS encoding alpha-amylase family glycosyl hydrolase — protein sequence MWAYESVFYQIYPLGFCGAPFENDGIPQSRILKVIDWADHIRELNCNAVYFSPIFESDSHGYDTRDYTKIDCRLGSNEDFAKVCKELHSRGIKVVLDGVFNHVGRGFRAFQDVLQNRENSRYKDWFHIDFGGNSNYNDGLWYEGWEGHYELVKLNLWNNEVVEHIFSCIKGWVEEFDIDGLRLDVAYCLDKEFLKRLRGFTNGLKDDFVLIGELLHGDYSQFVNNDMLHSATNYQCYKGLYSSFNSMNMFEICHSLKNQFGPEPWCQYRGMHLLSFVDNHDVSRIATILTNKNHIPLVYAIMFGMPGIPCIYYGSEWGAEADKKDGDPALRVSFDKPIDNELSAYISKLAKIHRESKALCYGDISVPVLTNKQCIIQRRCDDERILIAINADCQPFTAHFDAGCGMADELITGTKHDFGGGSELPPYSAQIWKMER from the coding sequence ATGTGGGCATATGAAAGTGTATTCTATCAGATATATCCCCTCGGCTTCTGCGGAGCACCCTTTGAGAATGACGGTATCCCGCAGTCGAGGATACTGAAAGTCATCGACTGGGCAGACCATATCAGGGAACTCAACTGCAATGCGGTATATTTTTCTCCGATATTTGAGTCGGACTCTCACGGCTATGACACAAGGGACTATACAAAAATAGACTGCCGTCTCGGCAGCAACGAGGACTTCGCAAAGGTCTGCAAGGAGCTTCACAGCAGAGGGATAAAGGTAGTTCTGGACGGCGTATTCAACCACGTCGGCAGAGGCTTCCGGGCGTTTCAGGACGTTCTGCAAAACCGTGAAAACTCCCGCTATAAGGACTGGTTCCATATCGATTTCGGCGGAAACTCAAACTATAATGACGGTCTCTGGTATGAGGGCTGGGAAGGTCACTACGAGCTTGTAAAGCTCAACCTTTGGAACAATGAAGTCGTTGAGCATATCTTCTCCTGCATCAAAGGCTGGGTAGAGGAATTTGACATAGACGGTCTGAGACTTGATGTGGCGTACTGCCTTGACAAGGAATTCCTGAAAAGACTTCGCGGCTTTACAAACGGACTGAAAGATGATTTCGTGCTTATCGGTGAGCTTCTCCACGGCGACTATTCGCAGTTTGTAAACAACGATATGTTACACTCCGCAACCAATTACCAGTGCTACAAGGGTCTGTATTCAAGCTTCAACAGTATGAATATGTTTGAGATATGCCATTCCCTCAAAAATCAGTTCGGACCAGAGCCGTGGTGTCAGTACAGAGGTATGCACCTTTTGAGCTTTGTTGATAATCACGATGTATCAAGAATCGCCACGATACTCACAAACAAAAATCACATTCCGCTTGTTTATGCGATAATGTTCGGAATGCCCGGTATCCCGTGTATCTACTATGGAAGCGAATGGGGCGCGGAAGCAGACAAAAAAGACGGTGATCCTGCGCTGCGCGTTTCCTTTGACAAGCCAATAGACAACGAGCTTTCGGCTTATATCTCAAAGCTCGCAAAGATACACCGTGAGAGCAAGGCTCTTTGCTACGGCGATATTAGCGTTCCTGTGCTCACCAACAAGCAGTGCATCATTCAGCGAAGATGTGATGACGAGAGGATACTTATTGCAATAAACGCCGATTGTCAGCCCTTTACAGCCCACTTTGACGCAGGCTGCGGCATGGCTGATGAGCTTATAACAGGCACAAAGCATGATTTCGGCGGTGGAAGTGAATTGCCGCCTTATTCTGCACAGATATGGAAAATGGAACGGTAA
- a CDS encoding gamma-glutamyl-gamma-aminobutyrate hydrolase family protein, which produces MSNKPVIGVIPLMDYNKNSYWMLPGYFGGIIEAGGMPVMLPLTSDSADIEQLTSMCDGFLFTGGQDVDPKLYYARKTGVCGECSPERDTMEELLLKRAMEADKPILGICRGIQFINAALDGTLWQDIPSQFSDTILHCQKPPYDVPIHEVNIRADSPLYDLLKTDTIPVNSYHHQGVRTLSHELLPMAEAPDGLIEAVYAPKQKFLWAVQWHPEFSYLKDENSRLIFREFVRNCR; this is translated from the coding sequence ATGAGCAATAAACCTGTTATCGGAGTTATACCGCTTATGGACTACAATAAAAACAGCTATTGGATGCTGCCGGGGTATTTCGGCGGGATAATTGAGGCAGGAGGTATGCCTGTTATGCTGCCGCTTACGAGTGACAGTGCAGATATCGAACAGTTAACATCTATGTGTGACGGCTTTCTGTTCACAGGAGGTCAGGATGTTGATCCCAAGCTGTACTACGCAAGAAAAACAGGTGTCTGCGGCGAGTGCAGCCCCGAACGGGATACTATGGAAGAGCTGCTTCTCAAACGCGCAATGGAAGCTGATAAACCCATACTCGGCATATGCCGCGGCATACAGTTCATAAACGCCGCACTTGACGGAACGCTCTGGCAGGATATACCCTCCCAGTTTTCCGATACAATACTGCATTGTCAGAAGCCGCCGTATGATGTTCCGATACATGAAGTGAATATAAGAGCGGATTCGCCGCTGTATGATCTTCTGAAAACGGATACAATTCCCGTAAACAGCTATCATCATCAGGGAGTACGGACTCTCTCACATGAGCTTTTACCTATGGCAGAAGCTCCCGACGGACTTATTGAAGCTGTTTATGCTCCGAAGCAGAAGTTCCTTTGGGCAGTACAATGGCACCCCGAATTCTCCTATCTCAAAGATGAAAACAGCCGCCTTATATTCAGAGAATTTGTCAGAAACTGCCGATAA
- a CDS encoding YczE/YyaS/YitT family protein, which translates to MKRRIIMSILGVMAGAVSVAIFKTAAFGVDPFQSFMSGISKLIPISFGTLYVIVNAVLLTFSLIFDRHYIGIATFINLFLLGYVTEYSYKLLQWLVPEPSMPLRIIFLIVGIVIICIGASLYITADLGVSTYDAVALIMANKWKIGKFKFIRICTDVCCVVLGAVMFLAGGGQLRAIPTIAGIGTIITAFFMGPLIDFFSVHIARKLLKDSVSTE; encoded by the coding sequence ATGAAAAGAAGGATCATTATGTCCATACTCGGCGTCATGGCGGGAGCTGTCAGCGTCGCCATATTCAAAACGGCTGCTTTCGGTGTGGACCCGTTCCAGTCATTTATGAGCGGCATCAGCAAGCTCATACCCATAAGCTTCGGCACTCTGTACGTCATAGTCAATGCAGTACTGCTCACGTTCAGCCTTATCTTCGACAGGCATTACATCGGCATCGCTACCTTTATCAACCTTTTCCTGCTTGGCTATGTAACTGAGTACTCCTACAAGCTCCTGCAATGGCTCGTTCCCGAGCCGTCAATGCCCCTCCGCATTATCTTCCTCATAGTGGGCATAGTCATTATATGTATCGGCGCTTCGCTGTACATAACCGCAGACCTCGGCGTCTCCACATACGACGCTGTAGCGCTGATAATGGCAAACAAATGGAAGATAGGCAAATTCAAGTTCATTCGCATCTGCACAGATGTGTGCTGTGTTGTGCTGGGAGCAGTCATGTTCCTTGCAGGCGGCGGACAGCTCAGAGCCATACCCACTATTGCAGGTATCGGCACCATTATCACGGCTTTCTTTATGGGCCCCCTCATAGATTTTTTCAGCGTCCATATTGCAAGAAAGCTTCTCAAAGACAGCGTATCCACAGAATGA
- a CDS encoding glycoside hydrolase family 11 protein, translating into MKLKGIQRLISGAVSALMIASSIPTVASAADQQTRGNVGGYDYEMWNQNGQGQVSMQPGAGSFTCSWSNIENFLARMGKNYDSQGKNYKDIGNIVLTYDVEYTPRGNSYMCVYGWTKSPLVEYYIVEGWGDWRPPGNDGENKGSVTLNGNTYDIRKSMRYNQPSLEGTSTFPQYWSVRQTSGSANNQTNYMKGTIDVSKHFDAWSQAGLDMSGKLYEVSLNIEGYRSNGSANVKSVTVSTDGSGAGASNTAPANNNNQQQAQNNDWNNGWNWNNQQQNQQPQNNDWNNGWNWNQNNDWNNQQQNQNNDWNNGWNWNQNNDWNNQQQNQQPQQNNNNNTPAASTSQGSGLKDIFAPWFKIGTSVSPHELSSGADFIKKNYNSITPENELKPDSILDQSACQQRGNNVNTQITLSRAAQTLKFCESNGISLRGHTFVWYSQTPDWFFRENFSNNGAYVSKDIMDQRLESMIKNTFAALKSEYPNLDVYAYDVCNELFVNDGGGMRPAGNSGSGGSTWVQIYGDDSFVLNAFKYARKYAPAGCKLYLNDYNEYISAKTNDIYNMAMKIKQQGNIDGIGMQAHLATNYPDAKTFETALNKFLSTGLDVQITELDITCSDLNAQANLYEDIFKIAMANSDRIPALTIWGTSDNVSWRSSQNPLLFSQGYQPKPAYDKVVALAKSGSVPAASNNNNNTQQQNNNQQQNQQPQNNDWNNQWNNQNNNQQQNWNQNNDWNNQWNNQNNNQQQNWNQNNDWSNQDWFTNVSKWGDANNDSTVDMADTVSIMQSLANPDKYNLNQQGAYNGDVFNPGSGITNSDAQSLQMWFLGSIPNLPYGDNNWNNQWNWNNDWNNQNNNQQQNWNQNNQWNNQQQNQQPQNNDWNNGWNWNQNNDWNNQWNNQQQNQQPQNNDWNNQWNQNQQPQQQNNSSNFTASGQKFSVGSGQTQHKGDNVDGYSYEIWLDNTGGSGSMTLGSGGSFSTEWSATVNAGNFLARRGRNYDASKKATQYGPIVMDYAADYSASSQGNSRLCVYGWMKDPLVEYYIIEDWVNWCPSAQGGSKTVTIDGAEYEIFQLDHTGPTILGNTQTFKQYFSVRKSKRTSGTITVSDHFKAWENAGWNIGNLTEVALNVEGWESSGKANVTKLTIGTSGGSNNNTQQNNNQQQNNQWNQQQNNNQQQNQWNWNQQQNNQQPQQQNNTAVQSGKKLCAISFDDGASATSKSDPGYRIIDALIKNNMTATFFNVGNWIKTNDQIKYEYQNGMEVANHTQSHPHLGQMGASQIRSEWEQCNSKLKSIIGADPSKLMRLPYLESNATVQSALNDVPLISCAIDTQDWNGASKDQIVNTIKQAAQNGSLEGAIVLCHENYAATAAAMEEVLPWLAQNGYQNVNISDMAKAHGKTLAGGQVHTRA; encoded by the coding sequence GTGAAGCTTAAAGGAATCCAGAGGCTTATCAGCGGAGCAGTTTCAGCTCTGATGATCGCCTCGAGCATACCCACTGTGGCTTCTGCTGCGGATCAGCAGACGAGAGGAAATGTGGGCGGCTACGACTACGAGATGTGGAATCAGAATGGACAGGGACAGGTATCCATGCAGCCAGGTGCAGGCTCATTCACTTGTTCTTGGAGCAACATTGAGAACTTCCTCGCTCGTATGGGAAAGAACTACGACAGTCAGGGTAAGAACTACAAGGACATCGGAAATATCGTCCTCACTTATGATGTAGAGTACACACCAAGAGGAAACTCATACATGTGTGTATACGGCTGGACAAAGAGTCCTCTCGTTGAGTACTACATCGTAGAAGGCTGGGGCGACTGGCGTCCACCGGGAAATGACGGCGAAAATAAGGGCTCAGTAACTCTTAACGGCAATACCTACGATATCCGCAAGTCAATGCGTTACAATCAGCCGTCACTTGAGGGAACATCTACATTCCCACAGTACTGGAGCGTTCGTCAGACAAGCGGCTCTGCAAACAATCAGACCAATTACATGAAGGGCACTATCGACGTATCCAAGCACTTTGACGCATGGTCACAGGCAGGACTTGATATGTCAGGTAAGCTTTATGAGGTATCTCTCAACATCGAGGGCTACAGATCAAACGGTTCAGCAAATGTCAAGAGCGTAACTGTTTCTACAGACGGCTCAGGCGCAGGTGCTTCAAATACAGCTCCTGCAAACAATAACAATCAGCAGCAGGCTCAGAACAATGACTGGAACAATGGCTGGAACTGGAACAATCAGCAGCAGAACCAGCAGCCTCAGAACAACGACTGGAACAACGGCTGGAACTGGAACCAGAATAACGACTGGAACAATCAGCAGCAGAATCAGAATAACGACTGGAACAATGGCTGGAACTGGAATCAGAACAACGACTGGAACAACCAGCAGCAGAATCAGCAGCCGCAGCAGAACAACAACAATAATACTCCCGCTGCAAGCACATCACAGGGCTCAGGACTCAAGGACATCTTCGCTCCTTGGTTCAAGATCGGTACTTCCGTAAGCCCTCATGAGCTCAGCTCAGGCGCTGACTTCATCAAGAAGAACTACAATTCAATTACTCCCGAGAATGAGCTGAAGCCTGATTCAATACTGGATCAGTCGGCTTGTCAGCAGAGAGGAAATAATGTCAATACTCAGATCACACTCAGCAGAGCAGCGCAGACTCTGAAGTTCTGTGAGAGCAACGGCATTTCTCTCCGCGGTCATACATTCGTTTGGTACAGCCAGACTCCTGACTGGTTCTTCCGTGAGAACTTCTCGAACAACGGCGCTTACGTATCAAAGGATATCATGGATCAGCGTCTCGAGAGCATGATCAAGAATACATTCGCAGCTCTCAAGTCTGAGTATCCTAACCTTGATGTTTACGCATACGACGTTTGCAACGAGCTCTTCGTAAACGACGGCGGCGGAATGAGACCTGCAGGCAACTCAGGCTCAGGCGGTTCAACATGGGTACAGATCTACGGTGATGATTCATTCGTTCTCAACGCATTCAAGTATGCAAGAAAGTATGCTCCCGCAGGCTGCAAGCTCTACCTGAATGACTACAACGAGTACATCAGCGCTAAGACAAACGACATCTACAATATGGCAATGAAGATCAAGCAGCAGGGCAATATCGACGGTATCGGCATGCAGGCTCATCTTGCTACAAATTATCCTGATGCAAAGACCTTTGAGACAGCTCTTAACAAGTTCCTCAGCACAGGTCTTGACGTTCAGATCACAGAGCTTGATATCACCTGCTCAGACCTTAACGCACAGGCTAACCTCTATGAGGACATCTTCAAGATCGCAATGGCTAACTCTGACAGGATACCTGCTCTTACTATCTGGGGAACATCAGATAACGTAAGCTGGAGATCTTCACAGAATCCGCTCCTGTTCTCACAGGGCTATCAGCCAAAGCCTGCTTATGATAAGGTAGTTGCTCTTGCAAAGAGCGGCAGCGTTCCTGCAGCTTCAAACAATAATAATAATACTCAGCAGCAGAACAATAACCAGCAGCAGAATCAGCAGCCACAGAACAATGACTGGAATAACCAGTGGAACAACCAGAACAACAACCAGCAGCAGAACTGGAACCAGAACAATGACTGGAATAACCAGTGGAACAACCAGAACAACAACCAGCAGCAGAACTGGAATCAGAACAATGACTGGAGCAATCAGGACTGGTTCACCAACGTTTCAAAGTGGGGCGACGCAAACAACGACAGCACTGTAGATATGGCTGACACTGTATCTATCATGCAGTCACTTGCAAACCCTGACAAGTACAACCTTAATCAGCAGGGAGCTTACAACGGTGACGTATTCAATCCGGGAAGCGGCATCACAAACAGCGACGCACAGTCACTTCAGATGTGGTTCCTCGGTTCGATCCCGAATCTTCCTTATGGTGACAATAACTGGAACAACCAGTGGAACTGGAACAACGACTGGAACAACCAGAACAACAATCAGCAGCAGAACTGGAACCAGAACAACCAGTGGAACAATCAGCAGCAGAATCAGCAGCCACAGAACAACGATTGGAACAATGGCTGGAACTGGAACCAGAATAACGACTGGAACAACCAGTGGAACAATCAGCAGCAGAATCAGCAGCCACAGAACAATGACTGGAACAATCAGTGGAACCAGAATCAGCAGCCTCAGCAGCAGAACAACAGCTCCAACTTCACAGCAAGCGGCCAGAAGTTCAGCGTCGGCAGCGGTCAGACTCAGCACAAGGGCGACAATGTTGACGGCTACAGCTATGAGATATGGCTCGACAACACAGGCGGAAGCGGTTCAATGACTCTCGGCAGCGGCGGTTCATTCAGCACAGAGTGGAGCGCTACAGTCAATGCAGGTAACTTCCTCGCTCGCCGCGGAAGAAACTACGACGCTTCAAAGAAGGCTACACAGTACGGTCCTATCGTTATGGACTATGCAGCAGACTATTCGGCAAGCTCACAGGGTAACTCACGTCTTTGCGTATACGGCTGGATGAAGGATCCCCTTGTAGAGTACTACATCATCGAGGACTGGGTAAACTGGTGCCCATCAGCTCAGGGCGGCAGCAAGACTGTTACTATCGACGGAGCTGAGTACGAGATATTCCAGCTCGACCACACAGGTCCTACTATCCTCGGCAATACACAGACATTCAAGCAGTATTTCAGCGTTCGTAAGTCCAAGAGAACATCAGGTACTATCACAGTATCAGACCACTTCAAGGCTTGGGAGAATGCAGGCTGGAACATCGGTAACCTCACAGAGGTAGCACTCAACGTTGAGGGCTGGGAGAGCAGCGGTAAGGCTAACGTAACTAAGCTCACTATCGGTACAAGCGGCGGAAGCAATAACAATACTCAGCAGAACAATAACCAGCAGCAGAACAACCAGTGGAATCAGCAGCAGAATAACAATCAGCAGCAGAATCAGTGGAACTGGAATCAGCAGCAGAATAATCAGCAGCCACAGCAGCAGAACAATACAGCTGTACAGAGCGGCAAGAAGCTCTGCGCTATCTCATTCGATGACGGCGCTTCAGCTACAAGCAAGTCGGATCCCGGCTACAGAATAATCGACGCACTCATCAAGAACAACATGACAGCTACATTCTTCAATGTTGGTAACTGGATCAAGACAAACGACCAGATCAAGTATGAGTACCAGAACGGCATGGAAGTAGCTAACCATACACAGTCACACCCACACCTCGGTCAGATGGGCGCATCTCAGATCAGAAGCGAGTGGGAGCAGTGCAACAGCAAGCTCAAGAGCATCATAGGCGCAGATCCTTCAAAGCTTATGAGACTTCCTTACCTTGAGAGCAATGCTACAGTACAGTCAGCACTCAACGATGTACCGCTTATCAGCTGTGCTATCGACACTCAGGACTGGAACGGCGCTTCAAAGGATCAGATCGTAAACACTATCAAGCAGGCTGCACAGAACGGCTCACTTGAGGGTGCGATCGTACTCTGCCACGAGAACTACGCTGCAACAGCAGCAGCTATGGAAGAAGTACTCCCATGGCTTGCACAGAATGGTTACCAGAACGTAAACATTTCTGATATGGCAAAGGCTCACGGCAAGACACTTGCAGGCGGTCAGGTTCATACACGCGCTTAA